In one window of Thermus aquaticus DNA:
- a CDS encoding CaiB/BaiF CoA transferase family protein: MKPLSGIKVLDLSRVLAGPLCTLILADLGAEVVKVEPPWGDETRGWGPPFLEGESAYFLSVNRGKRSLALDLKTQEGQEVVRRLAREADILVENFKTGDLRRFGLDYESLKSLNPRLIYLSITGFGHTGPRAQEPGYDAAIQGYTGIMSVTGEPEGPPMKVGVAWIDVMTGMMGAVAVLAALLERERSGEGQHIDLSLFDVGLFAMANLGESYLLTGIPPKRLGNAHAQIVPYGAFPAQDGWLILAVGNDEQFARLCQILELPDLPKRFPRNQDRVEGRKEVEGALSQVLRTRPRAHWLERLKEAGVPAAPVNDLEEAFSDPQAEARGAVWTLDHPLLGPLPTLANPLRFLSRTPASPTLPPPLLGEHTEEVLREAGFLPEEVQALVEKGVARTPPEKRQSP, from the coding sequence ATGAAGCCCCTTTCCGGCATCAAGGTCCTGGACCTCTCCCGCGTTCTGGCCGGCCCCCTCTGCACCCTGATCCTCGCCGACCTGGGGGCCGAGGTGGTCAAGGTGGAGCCCCCCTGGGGGGACGAGACCCGGGGCTGGGGGCCGCCCTTTTTGGAGGGCGAAAGCGCCTACTTTCTCTCGGTGAACCGGGGCAAGCGGAGCCTGGCCCTGGACCTGAAGACCCAAGAGGGCCAGGAGGTGGTCCGGCGGCTCGCCAGGGAGGCCGACATCCTGGTGGAAAACTTCAAGACCGGGGACCTCAGGCGCTTTGGCCTGGACTACGAGAGCCTAAAGTCCCTAAACCCCAGGCTCATCTACCTCTCCATCACCGGCTTCGGCCACACGGGGCCCAGGGCCCAGGAGCCCGGCTACGACGCCGCCATCCAGGGCTACACCGGCATCATGTCGGTGACCGGGGAGCCGGAGGGCCCCCCCATGAAGGTGGGCGTGGCCTGGATTGACGTGATGACGGGGATGATGGGGGCGGTGGCGGTCCTGGCGGCCCTCCTGGAGCGGGAAAGAAGCGGGGAGGGCCAGCACATAGACCTCTCCCTCTTTGACGTGGGCCTCTTCGCCATGGCCAACCTGGGCGAAAGCTACCTCCTCACCGGGATCCCCCCCAAGAGGCTCGGAAACGCCCACGCCCAGATCGTGCCCTACGGGGCCTTCCCCGCCCAGGACGGCTGGCTCATCCTGGCGGTGGGCAACGACGAGCAGTTCGCCAGGCTCTGCCAGATCCTGGAGCTTCCCGATCTCCCAAAGCGCTTTCCCCGAAACCAGGACCGGGTGGAGGGCCGGAAGGAGGTGGAAGGCGCCCTTTCCCAGGTGCTCAGGACCCGCCCCCGGGCCCACTGGCTGGAGCGGCTCAAGGAGGCGGGGGTGCCCGCCGCCCCGGTGAACGACCTCGAGGAGGCCTTCTCCGACCCCCAGGCCGAGGCCAGGGGAGCGGTCTGGACCCTAGACCACCCCCTCCTGGGCCCCCTCCCCACCCTGGCCAACCCCTTGCGCTTCCTCTCCCGCACCCCCGCTTCCCCGACCCTCCCCCCGCCCCTTCTGGGAGAGCACACGGAAGAGGTCCTTCGGGAGGCGGGCTTCCTTCCAGAGGAGGTCCAGGCCCTTGTGGAAAAGGGGGTGGCGAGAACACCGCCAGAGAAAAGGCAAAGCCCATGA
- a CDS encoding ABC transporter ATP-binding protein, with protein sequence MEALRLEGIGKRYGRKPILEGVSLTVRSGEVYALAGPNGSGKTTLIRLVTGLAFPSQGRALILGEDVHKTPTARRHLGAVVEAPAAFYPYLTGRENLRLSAYLTGVKEEARIAEVLARLRLLAVADQKVESYSLGQRQRLGLAAAILHRPKVLVLDEPTSGLDPEGVDLVHGLLRELAREGVAVLLSTHHLQEVSRYAHKVGILGGGRLLDEVALGSREVYRLEAHPLEGALALLKALPQVASARIQNGAILFEGEREAVLKALLNEGYRVEALYPQGFDLMAYYQERVKHA encoded by the coding sequence ATGGAAGCCCTGAGGCTAGAGGGCATCGGCAAGCGCTACGGCAGGAAGCCCATCCTGGAAGGGGTGAGCCTCACCGTGCGCTCAGGGGAGGTCTACGCCCTAGCGGGCCCCAACGGCTCCGGCAAGACCACCCTGATCCGCCTGGTCACCGGCCTGGCCTTTCCCAGCCAGGGCCGGGCCCTCATCCTGGGCGAGGACGTCCACAAGACCCCCACCGCCAGGCGCCACCTGGGGGCGGTGGTGGAGGCCCCCGCCGCCTTTTACCCCTATCTGACGGGACGGGAGAACCTGCGCCTTTCCGCCTACCTTACCGGGGTCAAGGAAGAGGCCCGCATCGCCGAGGTCCTGGCCCGGCTCAGGCTCCTAGCCGTGGCCGACCAGAAGGTGGAAAGCTACTCCCTGGGCCAGCGGCAGCGCCTGGGCCTGGCGGCGGCCATCCTCCACCGGCCCAAGGTCCTCGTCCTGGACGAGCCCACCAGCGGCCTGGACCCCGAGGGGGTGGATCTGGTCCATGGCCTCCTCCGGGAACTGGCCCGGGAAGGGGTGGCCGTCCTCCTCTCCACCCACCACCTGCAGGAGGTCTCCCGCTACGCCCACAAGGTGGGCATCCTGGGCGGGGGAAGGCTTCTGGACGAGGTGGCGCTCGGGAGCCGGGAGGTCTACCGCCTCGAGGCCCACCCCCTGGAGGGGGCCCTGGCCCTCCTCAAGGCCCTGCCCCAGGTGGCCTCGGCCCGGATCCAAAACGGGGCCATCCTCTTTGAGGGGGAGCGGGAAGCGGTCCTGAAGGCCCTCCTCAATGAGGGCTACCGCGTGGAGGCCCTCTACCCCCAGGGCTTTGACCTCATGGCCTACTACCAGGAAAGGGTGAAGCATGCTTAG
- a CDS encoding ABC transporter permease, translating to MLRLFLFELFKLFRLRSARLGLLFAFLLPFLWALAPGLKEVYGLVLASGWQVVSLSLLAGMEFLFPFLVVMAAGEALGSEVAQGTLKSLLLRPLPRTLLLLAKLLAVLLYPFVLLSVSFLGGLLAGLFHGLGPFYGGTGLGEGGFAGAGLLTPKEALLELLRAHLLAGAVLTPLASLALLYATLFLSTAAGALAAVATLLLMRLLVAFPALTPFLLTTYLDLHLRPQAAGLGLSLLFIYTAGFALLAALIFERKDL from the coding sequence ATGCTTAGGCTCTTCCTCTTTGAGCTCTTCAAGCTCTTTAGGCTCCGCTCCGCGCGGCTTGGGCTTCTTTTCGCCTTCCTCCTCCCCTTTCTCTGGGCGCTGGCCCCGGGCCTCAAGGAGGTCTACGGCCTGGTCCTGGCCTCGGGGTGGCAGGTGGTCTCCTTGAGCCTCCTGGCGGGGATGGAGTTCCTCTTCCCCTTCCTGGTGGTCATGGCGGCGGGCGAGGCCCTGGGGAGCGAGGTGGCCCAGGGCACCTTAAAAAGCCTTCTCCTGAGGCCCCTTCCCCGCACCCTCCTCCTTCTCGCCAAGCTCCTGGCCGTCCTCCTCTACCCCTTCGTCCTCCTGTCCGTGAGCTTCCTGGGCGGCCTCCTGGCGGGCCTATTCCACGGCCTTGGCCCCTTCTACGGGGGCACGGGCCTGGGGGAGGGGGGGTTCGCCGGCGCGGGCCTCCTCACCCCGAAGGAGGCCCTCCTGGAGCTCCTCCGGGCCCACCTCCTGGCCGGGGCGGTCCTCACGCCCCTGGCCTCCCTGGCCCTCCTCTACGCCACCCTCTTCCTCTCCACCGCAGCGGGGGCCCTGGCGGCGGTGGCCACCCTCCTCCTCATGCGCCTCCTGGTGGCCTTCCCTGCCCTCACCCCCTTCCTCCTCACCACCTACCTGGACCTCCACCTGAGACCCCAGGCGGCGGGGCTCGGGCTTTCCCTCCTTTTCATCTACACCGCGGGCTTTGCCCTCCTGGCCGCCCTCATCTTTGAGCGGAAGGACCTCTAG
- a CDS encoding aminopeptidase, whose translation MEARFAELLAAYCLEAAPGETVLVEAETPALPLLPHLKRALLQRGAYPLFRLGYPGEARDFLLHGGRWLEAIPEVERALYEKADKFLRVLSAENPLEGASVDPALALRHQRAWRPLSELRLQKRWALTLYPTVGYAVGAGMGTEAFRAYLERALFLDREDPVAAWRELAAFQEGLIRRLSQGKILRILAPGTDLTLSVAGRTWVNSDGRRNMPSGEVFTGPLEDSAEGEVRFNLPAFVGGRRVEGVYLRFHRGEVVEARAQVGEDYLKEALATDPGARRLGEVGIGTNFALDRSTGLILLDEKMGGTVHLALGRSYPETGGRNESALHWDLVLSLKEGRLLLDGEPLMVEGRFV comes from the coding sequence GTGGAAGCGCGCTTTGCCGAGCTCCTTGCGGCCTACTGCCTCGAGGCCGCCCCCGGGGAGACCGTCTTGGTGGAGGCGGAAACCCCAGCGCTGCCCCTTCTTCCCCACCTGAAGCGGGCCCTCCTCCAGCGGGGGGCCTACCCCCTCTTCCGCCTGGGCTACCCGGGGGAGGCCCGGGACTTCCTCCTTCATGGGGGAAGGTGGCTGGAGGCCATCCCCGAGGTGGAGCGGGCCCTCTACGAGAAGGCAGATAAGTTCCTGAGGGTCCTTTCCGCCGAGAACCCCTTGGAAGGGGCCTCCGTGGACCCTGCCCTCGCCCTCAGGCACCAGCGGGCCTGGCGGCCCCTAAGCGAGCTCCGCCTGCAGAAGCGCTGGGCCCTCACCCTCTACCCCACGGTGGGCTACGCCGTGGGGGCGGGCATGGGCACCGAGGCCTTTCGGGCCTACCTGGAAAGGGCCCTCTTCCTGGACCGGGAGGACCCGGTGGCCGCCTGGCGGGAGCTTGCCGCCTTCCAGGAGGGGCTCATCCGGCGGCTTTCCCAGGGGAAGATCCTCCGCATCCTGGCCCCCGGCACCGACCTCACCCTCTCCGTGGCGGGGCGCACCTGGGTGAACTCCGACGGGCGGCGCAACATGCCCTCGGGGGAGGTCTTCACCGGGCCCCTCGAGGACTCCGCCGAGGGCGAGGTCCGCTTCAACCTGCCCGCCTTCGTGGGGGGCAGGCGGGTGGAGGGGGTTTACCTCCGCTTCCATAGGGGAGAGGTGGTGGAGGCCCGGGCCCAGGTGGGGGAGGACTACCTGAAGGAGGCCCTGGCCACCGACCCGGGGGCGAGACGGCTCGGCGAGGTGGGCATCGGCACCAACTTCGCCCTGGACCGGTCCACGGGCCTCATCCTCCTGGACGAGAAGATGGGGGGCACGGTCCACCTGGCCCTGGGCCGGAGCTACCCGGAGACCGGGGGGAGGAACGAGAGCGCCCTCCACTGGGACCTGGTCCTTTCCTTGAAGGAGGGGAGGCTCCTTCTGGACGGGGAGCCCCTTATGGTGGAGGGACGGTTCGTCTAG
- a CDS encoding E3 binding domain-containing protein: protein MEEPKITPLARRLAEENGIDWRRLKGTGPDGTIVERDILAFLAKVMAGEVDLPPMPESPPPLPPEEELKRAQAALEREGVDLAELIPEAPKTPTLQVEEVPEEELALDFPEIDLLDEEPLFLPEEEEALEAWEEDLLERPLPEPRQEELQEAAQEAPEPEAPPALEEALPTQEIPPGPLLGVAPVPAPAQSAPLRVFRRKVDQTRLGEALAAFHRVHGVPETPLPFLLKAAERALAELELPHRPLLGRVEGERVRGLRPSPAFLALFHQEGGEEGEGLLCFFGEEEVHTGRPSLFLAPDGILAVSGLDAPLARKLLERVALYLEDPVLLLA from the coding sequence ATGGAAGAACCCAAAATCACGCCCCTGGCCCGTCGGCTCGCCGAGGAGAACGGCATAGACTGGCGCAGGCTGAAGGGCACGGGTCCGGATGGCACCATCGTGGAGCGGGACATCCTGGCCTTCCTGGCCAAGGTCATGGCCGGGGAGGTGGACCTCCCCCCCATGCCGGAATCGCCCCCGCCCCTGCCCCCCGAGGAGGAGCTGAAGCGGGCCCAGGCCGCTCTGGAAAGGGAAGGGGTGGACCTTGCCGAGCTCATCCCCGAGGCCCCCAAGACCCCCACCCTGCAGGTGGAGGAGGTCCCCGAGGAGGAGCTCGCCCTGGACTTCCCCGAGATAGACCTCCTGGACGAGGAGCCCCTCTTCCTCCCCGAGGAGGAAGAGGCCCTCGAGGCCTGGGAGGAGGACCTTTTGGAAAGGCCCCTCCCCGAGCCCCGGCAAGAGGAGCTTCAGGAGGCCGCCCAGGAGGCCCCTGAACCCGAGGCGCCTCCCGCCCTCGAGGAAGCCCTCCCCACCCAGGAGATCCCCCCAGGCCCTCTCCTGGGGGTGGCCCCCGTGCCCGCGCCCGCCCAAAGCGCCCCCCTTCGGGTCTTCCGCCGGAAGGTGGACCAGACGCGTCTAGGGGAGGCCCTGGCTGCCTTCCACCGGGTCCACGGGGTACCGGAAACCCCTCTGCCCTTCCTCCTCAAGGCGGCGGAAAGGGCCCTCGCCGAGCTGGAGCTCCCCCATAGGCCCCTCCTCGGCCGGGTGGAGGGGGAAAGGGTCAGGGGCCTCAGGCCAAGCCCGGCCTTCCTGGCCCTTTTCCACCAGGAGGGCGGGGAAGAGGGGGAAGGCCTCCTCTGCTTCTTCGGCGAGGAGGAGGTCCACACGGGCCGGCCCAGCCTCTTCCTGGCCCCCGACGGGATCCTCGCCGTCTCAGGGCTGGATGCCCCCCTGGCCAGGAAGCTTCTGGAGCGGGTGGCCCTCTACCTGGAAGACCCCGTCCTCCTGTTGGCCTAG
- the uvrB gene encoding excinuclease ABC subunit UvrB: MTFRYRGPGPKGDQPKAIGELLEALRDGERYVTLLGATGTGKTVTMAKVIEALGRPALVLAPNKILAAQLAAEFRELFPENAVEYFISYYDYYQPEAYVPGKDLYIEKDASINPEIERLRHSTTRSLLTRRDVIVVASVSAIYGLGDPREYRARNLVVERGQRYPREALLERLLDLGYERNEIDLSPGRFRARGEVLEVFPAYETEPIRVELFGNEVERILQVHPITGERLRELPGFVLFPATHYLSPEGLEEILKEIEKELWERVRYFEERGEVLYAQRLKERTLYDLEMLRVMGTCPGVENYARYFTGKAPGEPPFTLLDYFPEDFLVFLDESHVTVPQLQGMYRGDYARKKTLVDYGFRLPSALDNRPLRFEEFLEKVSQVVFVSATPGPFELAHSGRVVEQIIRPTGLLDPLVRVKPTENQILDLMEGIRERAQRGERTLVTVLTVRMAEELTDFLVEHGIRARYLHHELDAFERQALIRDLRLGHFDALVGINLLREGLDLPEVSLVAILDADKTGFLRSERSLIQTIGRAARNARGEVWLYADQVSEAMEKAIRETNRRRAIQEAYNLEHGIVPKTVEKGVRAVIRPEGYGEAPFELPSEEEDLKARLAELELLMWQAAEALDFERAAALRDEIRALEARLQGVKAPEALPGKRRRRRR; the protein is encoded by the coding sequence ATGACCTTCCGCTACCGGGGGCCAGGGCCCAAGGGGGACCAGCCCAAGGCCATAGGGGAGCTTTTAGAGGCCCTGAGGGACGGGGAGCGCTACGTCACCCTCCTCGGGGCCACGGGCACGGGGAAGACCGTCACCATGGCCAAGGTCATTGAGGCCCTGGGGCGGCCCGCCTTGGTCCTCGCCCCCAACAAGATCTTGGCGGCCCAGCTCGCGGCGGAGTTCCGGGAGCTCTTCCCGGAGAACGCCGTGGAGTACTTCATCAGCTACTACGACTACTACCAGCCCGAGGCCTACGTGCCGGGGAAGGACCTCTACATAGAGAAGGACGCCAGCATCAACCCGGAGATTGAGCGCCTAAGGCACTCCACCACCCGAAGCCTCCTCACCCGGCGGGACGTGATCGTGGTGGCCTCGGTCTCCGCCATCTACGGCCTGGGGGACCCGAGGGAGTATCGGGCGCGGAACCTGGTGGTGGAACGGGGCCAGCGCTACCCCCGGGAGGCCCTCTTGGAGAGGCTTTTGGACCTGGGCTACGAGCGGAACGAGATAGACCTCTCCCCGGGCCGCTTCCGGGCCAGGGGGGAGGTCCTGGAGGTCTTCCCCGCCTACGAGACCGAGCCCATCCGGGTGGAGCTCTTTGGCAACGAGGTGGAGCGCATCCTCCAGGTCCACCCCATCACCGGGGAACGCTTGCGGGAGCTTCCGGGCTTCGTCCTCTTCCCCGCCACCCACTACCTCTCCCCGGAGGGGCTGGAGGAGATCCTGAAGGAGATAGAGAAGGAGCTCTGGGAACGGGTCCGCTACTTTGAGGAACGGGGCGAGGTCCTCTACGCCCAGCGCCTCAAGGAGCGCACCCTCTACGACCTGGAGATGCTGAGGGTCATGGGCACCTGCCCGGGGGTGGAGAACTACGCCCGCTACTTCACGGGCAAGGCCCCCGGGGAGCCCCCCTTCACCCTCCTGGACTACTTCCCCGAGGACTTCCTGGTCTTCCTGGATGAGTCCCACGTGACCGTGCCCCAGCTCCAGGGCATGTACCGGGGGGACTACGCGCGCAAGAAGACCCTGGTGGACTACGGCTTCCGCCTGCCCTCGGCCCTGGACAACCGCCCCCTGCGCTTTGAGGAGTTTTTGGAGAAGGTCTCCCAGGTGGTCTTCGTCTCCGCCACCCCGGGGCCCTTTGAGCTTGCGCACTCGGGCCGGGTGGTGGAGCAGATCATCCGGCCCACGGGGCTATTGGACCCCCTGGTGCGGGTCAAGCCCACGGAGAACCAGATCCTGGACCTCATGGAGGGCATCCGGGAGCGGGCCCAGCGGGGGGAGAGGACCCTGGTCACGGTCCTCACCGTGCGCATGGCCGAGGAGCTCACCGACTTTCTGGTGGAGCACGGCATCCGGGCCCGCTACCTCCACCACGAGCTGGACGCCTTTGAGCGCCAGGCCTTGATCCGGGATCTGCGCCTGGGCCACTTTGATGCCCTAGTGGGGATCAACCTCCTCCGCGAGGGCCTGGACCTCCCCGAGGTCAGCCTGGTGGCCATCCTGGACGCCGACAAGACCGGTTTCCTCAGGAGCGAAAGGAGCCTCATCCAGACCATCGGCCGGGCGGCCAGGAACGCCAGGGGCGAGGTCTGGCTCTACGCCGACCAGGTCTCCGAGGCCATGGAGAAGGCCATCCGGGAGACCAACCGGAGGCGGGCCATCCAGGAGGCCTACAACCTCGAGCACGGCATCGTCCCCAAGACGGTGGAGAAGGGGGTGCGGGCGGTGATCCGCCCCGAGGGGTACGGGGAGGCCCCCTTTGAGCTCCCTTCGGAAGAGGAGGACCTCAAGGCCCGGTTGGCGGAGCTGGAGCTTCTCATGTGGCAGGCGGCGGAGGCCCTGGACTTTGAGCGGGCGGCGGCGCTTAGGGACGAGATCCGAGCCCTGGAGGCCAGGCTCCAGGGCGTGAAGGCCCCGGAAGCCCTTCCGGGGAAGAGGCGGCGGAGAAGGCGCTAG